The sequence ATTGGTACGTTGTCAAGGATGGCATTTTAGTAGACTATCTAACAGACCGCGAAACTGCCCATCGACTTGGACGGCTCAGCAGCAACGGTTGCGCCTATGCTGATAGCTGGTCAAGCGTGCCAATGGTTCGCATTCCTAATTTAGGGCTAGAACCAGGACAAGAGAGAGGCAGCCATACCGCCACTTTAGCCGAGATGATTGCTGACACCGAAGACGGTATTTTAATCGACGGAATTGGCAGTTTCTCCATCGACCAACAGCGCCGCAATTTCCAATTCGGCGGCGATGCCTTCTGGAAAGTCGAGAAAGGCAAAGTGGTAGGAATGCTCAAAAATGTCACCTACCATTCCATGACGACTGATTTTTGGAATAGTATTGACGCCATTGGCCCAGCTTCAGAATGGATGCAGTGCGGTGCCAACAACTGCGGCAAAGGCGAACCGATCCAAATTGCCCAAATGACTCACGCCTGCGTACCCGTGCGAGTGCGAAATATTCAGATTGGCAGTTCCTCGTGATTTGAAATGGAGATGCGATCGCATCGCTTCATCCCAGATTCAACCATCCACAAATCTCAGGATTATCGTGACCCTAGCAGCAGCACCCAGTTTAATCAGTAAAGATAGAGCTATATCCCTGTTAGAAGAAGTTATTAAACAATCGGAAGCAGAGGAGATATTTGTCAGTCTCAGCACTGGTGAAGAATCCCTCAGCCGCTTCTCGGAAAATCAAATTAGCCAAAATATCAGTAGCACTCAGTTTAAGCTCACCATCACCAGTTACTTCGGACGCAAGAGTGCCTCTAGTTCTACGACAGATTTAGATTCAGATGCGATCGCATCTGCCATCAAACGCTCGGAAGAACTCGCCCGTTTTGCCCCAGAAGATCCGGAGTGGGTGCCACTGCTAGAACCTCAAGTTTACGAAGAGCGAACCCCAGCCTTTGATGAGGTAACGGCAACCCTTTCACCCCTAACACGGGGCGAAATTATCCAGAGAGTCTGTGCGATCAGTGCAAAGGCGGGAGTGGATGGTTCGGGAACGCTGAGTACAGAAACGAACTTATATGCGATCGCAAACTCGCGGGGACTACGCGCCTGTAATCAAACGACCCAGGCAGATTTCAGCTTTACCGCTCGCATTGGGGATGGTTCCTCGTGGTCTAATCGCTCTGCTTGGGCGCTTGAACAGTTGCCAATTGAGGAATTAACCCAGCAGTTAATTGAGCGGGCAATCAAGTCGCGCCAACCCTGCGAAGTCCATCCTGGCACGTATCCAGTTGTCTTTGATGGAGCCGCTTTCGCCGCTTTGCTCCCTTGGATCGTCTGGAATTTGGATGCACGCGCGGCAGATGAAGGGCGATCGTTTATGTCTCGTACTGATGAGTCAGGCAAACCCGCGGGCAACCGCTTGGGTGAAGCCATGTTTAGCCCCATCGTGCAAGTGCAGCGAAATGCTGCTCATCCTCTGTTGCAGTTAGGCACTTTCTTTGGCGATGGATTAGGTAATGACTACAAAGAAGTAATTCAGGACGGCATCCCCCAAACTCTTTCTTACAGCCGCTACTGGGCGGCACAGCAGGGCAAAAAGCCGACGGGTGCGATGTATCCAATTGTGATGACT comes from Coleofasciculus sp. FACHB-1120 and encodes:
- a CDS encoding metallopeptidase TldD-related protein, with the translated sequence MTLAAAPSLISKDRAISLLEEVIKQSEAEEIFVSLSTGEESLSRFSENQISQNISSTQFKLTITSYFGRKSASSSTTDLDSDAIASAIKRSEELARFAPEDPEWVPLLEPQVYEERTPAFDEVTATLSPLTRGEIIQRVCAISAKAGVDGSGTLSTETNLYAIANSRGLRACNQTTQADFSFTARIGDGSSWSNRSAWALEQLPIEELTQQLIERAIKSRQPCEVHPGTYPVVFDGAAFAALLPWIVWNLDARAADEGRSFMSRTDESGKPAGNRLGEAMFSPIVQVQRNAAHPLLQLGTFFGDGLGNDYKEVIQDGIPQTLSYSRYWAAQQGKKPTGAMYPIVMTGSDQSLADLIAQTERGILVSRAWYVRYVNPRSLVVTGMSRDGTFWIEDGQIAYPIKNLRFNQSLPEMLRDVDALGTVQRYGSSIVPGVRVGAFNFSSVTDSV